The following proteins are encoded in a genomic region of Nocardioides sp. cx-173:
- a CDS encoding CBS domain-containing protein, translating into MTTARDIMSGSADCARTSDTLVDAARKMRDLDVGALPICGDDDRLQGMITDRDIVVRCVADGADPSAISVQGYGGEKPVTIGADDSVEEALRTMTEHGVRRLPVIDGHDLVGVLSQADIAKNLSDDQTAQLVEAISKAPANN; encoded by the coding sequence ATGACCACCGCACGCGACATCATGTCGGGCAGCGCCGACTGCGCCCGCACCAGCGACACCCTCGTCGACGCCGCGAGGAAGATGCGCGACCTCGACGTCGGGGCGCTGCCGATCTGCGGCGACGACGACCGGCTGCAGGGGATGATCACCGACCGTGACATCGTCGTCCGCTGCGTGGCCGACGGCGCCGACCCCAGCGCCATCTCCGTGCAGGGGTACGGCGGGGAGAAGCCGGTCACGATCGGGGCCGACGACTCGGTCGAGGAGGCGCTGCGCACGATGACCGAGCACGGCGTACGCCGTCTGCCGGTCATCGACGGTCACGACCTGGTCGGGGTGCTCAGCCAGGCCGACATCGCGAAGAACCTCTCCGACGACCAGACCGCCCAGCTGGTCGAGGCGATCTCCAAGGCGCCCGCCAACAACTGA